One Aulosira sp. FACHB-615 DNA segment encodes these proteins:
- a CDS encoding ATP-binding sensor histidine kinase, translated as MISTPVSLPGYIVSEQIYDGSRTVVYRAVREADNLPVVIKLLKNSYPSFSELLSFCNQYSIAKNLNSPLIIQTYSLEAYKNGYALIMEDFGGISLPEWKAKNGEEFLEEFLEIAISLCRTLDILYHERIIHKDIKPSNILINPVTKQVKLIDFSIASLLPRETPAIVNPNVLEGTLAYISPEQTGRMNRPIDYRTDFYSLGVTFYELLTGELPFQSHDAMELVHCHIAKMPPSLEGRRLTSPAETLTRTTSLSDQTSTSLSEQNGGRRAEIPKVLCDIVMKLMAKNAEDRYQSALGIKYDLEKCLSQLQATGFIEPFEIGKRDICDRFIIPDKLYGRQGEVDTLLQAFERVSQGATEIMLVAGLSGIGKTAVVNEVHKPIVRQRGYFIKGKYDQFQRNIPLGAFVQAFRDLIGQILTESDTQIQQWKNKILAAVGENGGVIMEVIPELEIIIGKQPPAIELSGTAAQNRFNLLFQKFTQVFTCAEHPLVIFLDDLQWADSASLNLIQLLMTDTGYLFLIGAYRNNEVKPADPLMLTLNEIQKTQTPINTIYLAPLNQIELNQLVSDTLKSPEDLVWNLSVLIYQKTQGNPFFATQFLKSLHQENLIQFDFALGCWQCDITQVNQLALTDDVVAFMAWQLQKMPQSTQNILQLAACIGNSFDLATLAIVSQQSEIETAADLWKALQEGLILPISEVYKFYQGIEGDRLTLESSNTNQQLAKYKFLHDRVQQAAYSLIPQERKQATHLQIGQLLQQNLSDTEQEEKIFDIVGHLNQGIQLITEPKAQEQLAQLNLKAGTKARNSTAYSAARIYFQTGLELLQENCWIQQYELALHLHVAAAEASYLTSDFASMEQIASIVLLSARSILDKVKIYEIQIAAQVLQSNVLEAIAVGRTALAQLGVELPQAPDPALTGNILQNLNTQLAGRNIADLLNLPLMTDPTTEAAIEVLGMLFSPIIQGMPGLLPWLSSMMVSLSLQSGNTVASTTGYGIHGMVLCAFLEDAVTGYAFGQLAINLLEKFQIQKHKSVVLSLFGCFIQHYQERLDATIPLLLTAYQTGIETGDFLHAGFALGGHSDGRFFTGEELHRFVPAMADYSLALAQVKQYSAQVYLNLGKQAAENLIEPVSQPDYLIGNTYNETLMLTKHQQDNDFIAIAQAYIYKLLLACYFANYTNARNYIDQAKPCLMAVSGSIFVPIFHFYAALTYLGLVPNQPETEQAELLAVAASHQTVLHQWAGYAPMNHLHKWYLVEAERHRVLGEKFAASECYDKAINLAKEHQFINEEALAQELAAKFYLQWDKPRIAEEYMIQAYYAYAHWGAKAKIADLETRYPQLLAPILQSTRATITTNETILASGIFTSTSSPTSSSNISDTFDLKAILTAYQTLAGEIELGKLLSTLLAIVVKNSGADKCVLMLLRDKRLFIKGLMTEGKPPVVLQRIPVEDSQEIPHKLIYKVKHNRQTVVLRDAVADYTLANDPYIVRQQPKSILCSPILHQGKLLGILYLENNLATGAFTSDRVELLNLLCTQAAISLENARLYEREQEKSHSLQISLAQLQQTEASLAQEREFLNIIIDNITDGIVVCDANGTLTLFNKATYEFHGLPIASLPPEQWAEHFDLYQPDGQTPLSTHEIPLLRALQGEKIENVEMVIAPKNGIPRILLASGQAIFDAWGNKIGAVVVMRDINERKQAELALQQKSLDLQKALQDLQTAQLQIIQSEKMSALGNLVAGVAHEMNNPLGFISATLKQTKPNLGDIIEHLKLYQVNLENPSTEIQDHAEEIDLDYLLEDLPKTLDAMMIACDRLKNISTSLRTFSRADKDYKVQFNLHHGIDSTILILKHRLKANEQRPAIEVITDYGDLPQIECFPGQLNQVFMNILANAIDALEEVNTGRSFTEIKADTNQIKITTLLVEKSVKISIADNGKGMSEEIKQKIFDHLFTTKGVGKGTGLGLAIAQQIVEEVHGGKLSCHSVLGQGTEFVIEIPA; from the coding sequence ATGATTAGCACTCCAGTCAGTCTTCCCGGATATATAGTCAGCGAACAAATCTATGATGGTTCTAGAACTGTAGTTTACCGGGCAGTCAGAGAAGCTGACAATTTACCTGTAGTCATTAAACTGCTGAAAAACTCTTATCCTAGTTTTAGTGAACTTTTATCTTTTTGCAATCAGTACAGCATCGCCAAAAATCTCAACTCACCGCTAATTATTCAAACCTATAGCTTAGAAGCATACAAAAATGGTTATGCGTTAATCATGGAAGATTTTGGTGGCATTTCTCTTCCAGAATGGAAGGCTAAGAATGGGGAAGAATTTCTGGAGGAGTTTTTAGAAATTGCAATTTCACTGTGCAGAACTTTAGATATTTTATATCACGAGCGGATTATTCATAAAGATATTAAACCGAGCAATATCTTAATTAATCCTGTAACCAAACAAGTTAAATTAATTGATTTTAGCATTGCATCTTTATTACCACGAGAAACACCAGCGATTGTTAATCCTAACGTTTTAGAAGGGACACTTGCTTATATTTCTCCAGAACAAACCGGAAGAATGAATCGCCCAATTGATTACCGGACTGATTTTTATTCTTTAGGTGTGACTTTTTATGAATTACTCACAGGAGAATTACCTTTTCAATCACATGATGCGATGGAGTTGGTACATTGTCATATTGCGAAAATGCCGCCTAGTTTAGAAGGTAGGAGGCTCACTTCTCCTGCGGAGACGCTAACGCGAACGACTTCGCTCAGTGACCAGACTTCGACTTCGCTCAGTGAGCAAAATGGAGGAAGAAGGGCAGAAATACCAAAAGTTTTATGTGATATTGTCATGAAATTGATGGCGAAAAATGCTGAGGATAGGTATCAAAGTGCTTTGGGAATAAAATATGATTTAGAAAAGTGTTTATCTCAACTCCAAGCAACGGGTTTTATTGAACCTTTTGAAATTGGAAAACGGGATATATGCGATCGCTTCATTATTCCTGATAAACTTTATGGTAGACAAGGGGAAGTAGATACTCTCTTACAAGCATTTGAACGAGTCAGCCAAGGCGCAACAGAAATAATGCTGGTTGCGGGGTTATCTGGAATTGGTAAAACGGCAGTTGTGAATGAAGTTCATAAACCAATTGTCAGACAACGCGGTTATTTTATCAAAGGTAAATATGACCAATTTCAACGGAATATTCCCTTGGGTGCTTTTGTGCAAGCATTCCGCGACTTGATAGGTCAAATCTTAACTGAAAGTGATACACAAATTCAACAATGGAAAAATAAAATTTTAGCGGCTGTGGGTGAAAATGGCGGGGTAATTATGGAAGTTATTCCCGAATTAGAAATCATTATTGGTAAACAGCCACCTGCTATAGAATTATCTGGCACAGCAGCACAAAATAGATTTAATTTATTATTTCAAAAGTTTACCCAAGTATTTACCTGTGCTGAACATCCCTTAGTGATATTTTTAGATGATTTGCAATGGGCAGATTCAGCATCATTAAACTTAATCCAGCTTTTAATGACTGATACAGGTTATCTTTTTTTAATTGGGGCGTATCGTAATAATGAAGTCAAGCCAGCAGATCCATTAATGTTGACTTTAAATGAAATTCAAAAAACACAAACCCCAATTAATACTATTTATTTAGCCCCATTAAATCAAATTGAATTAAATCAATTAGTATCAGATACCCTAAAATCACCCGAAGATTTGGTATGGAATCTTTCTGTATTAATCTATCAAAAAACCCAGGGTAATCCATTTTTTGCTACCCAATTTCTGAAATCATTACATCAAGAAAATCTCATTCAATTTGATTTTGCCTTGGGTTGTTGGCAATGTGATATTACTCAAGTCAATCAACTGGCACTTACAGATGATGTTGTGGCTTTCATGGCATGGCAATTACAAAAAATGCCACAATCAACACAAAATATCTTACAATTAGCGGCTTGTATTGGGAATTCTTTTGATTTGGCAACTTTGGCAATTGTTTCTCAGCAGTCAGAGATAGAAACTGCTGCTGATTTGTGGAAAGCATTGCAAGAAGGGTTAATTTTACCCATTAGTGAAGTTTATAAATTTTACCAGGGAATTGAAGGCGATCGCCTGACCCTAGAATCAAGCAATACTAATCAACAATTGGCAAAGTATAAATTTTTGCATGACAGAGTACAGCAAGCCGCCTATTCGCTGATTCCTCAAGAGCGAAAACAAGCAACTCATCTCCAAATCGGGCAATTACTCCAACAAAATTTATCTGACACCGAACAAGAGGAAAAAATATTTGATATTGTTGGACATTTGAATCAAGGCATTCAGTTAATTACTGAACCAAAAGCACAGGAACAATTAGCGCAACTCAATTTAAAAGCAGGAACTAAGGCGAGAAATTCTACAGCATATTCCGCAGCCAGAATATATTTTCAAACTGGACTAGAACTATTACAAGAAAATTGTTGGATTCAGCAGTATGAATTGGCTTTGCATCTTCATGTTGCGGCGGCGGAAGCGAGTTATTTAACTAGTGACTTTGCCAGTATGGAACAAATAGCAAGCATCGTATTGCTATCGGCTCGCAGCATTTTAGATAAAGTTAAAATTTATGAAATTCAAATTGCCGCCCAAGTTTTACAAAGTAATGTGTTAGAGGCGATCGCAGTTGGCAGAACAGCATTAGCGCAATTAGGGGTCGAACTGCCACAAGCACCTGATCCAGCCTTGACTGGTAACATCCTACAAAACCTGAATACTCAACTTGCAGGCAGAAACATTGCAGACTTGCTCAATCTGCCATTAATGACCGATCCCACTACAGAAGCCGCAATCGAAGTGTTGGGAATGCTGTTTTCACCCATCATCCAAGGAATGCCCGGTTTATTACCCTGGTTAAGTTCGATGATGGTGAGTTTATCTCTGCAATCAGGTAATACTGTAGCATCCACAACTGGATATGGTATTCACGGGATGGTGTTGTGTGCATTCTTAGAAGATGCAGTCACAGGCTATGCTTTTGGTCAGTTGGCGATCAATTTACTGGAAAAATTTCAGATCCAAAAGCATAAATCCGTCGTTCTTTCTTTGTTTGGCTGCTTTATTCAACATTACCAAGAGCGATTAGATGCCACAATCCCCCTGTTGTTAACCGCCTACCAAACTGGTATCGAAACCGGAGATTTTTTACACGCTGGTTTTGCTTTGGGTGGTCACAGTGATGGCAGATTTTTCACTGGTGAAGAACTGCATCGTTTTGTTCCAGCGATGGCTGATTATAGTCTGGCATTGGCTCAGGTAAAACAATATTCGGCTCAAGTATATTTGAATTTGGGTAAACAAGCGGCGGAGAACTTAATAGAACCAGTTAGCCAACCAGATTACTTGATTGGTAATACCTACAATGAAACATTGATGCTGACTAAGCACCAGCAAGATAATGACTTCATTGCGATCGCCCAAGCTTATATCTACAAACTGCTACTTGCTTGCTATTTTGCTAATTATACAAATGCACGCAACTATATTGACCAAGCCAAGCCTTGTTTAATGGCAGTATCAGGATCGATTTTTGTACCGATTTTCCATTTTTATGCGGCGCTAACTTATCTAGGACTTGTCCCCAACCAGCCAGAAACAGAACAAGCCGAACTGCTGGCGGTTGCAGCCAGCCACCAAACAGTTCTGCACCAATGGGCTGGTTATGCGCCGATGAACCACTTGCATAAATGGTATTTAGTCGAGGCGGAACGTCATCGAGTTTTGGGTGAAAAATTTGCCGCCAGTGAGTGTTATGACAAAGCGATAAATCTGGCTAAAGAACATCAATTTATCAACGAAGAAGCCCTCGCCCAAGAATTAGCCGCCAAGTTTTATCTGCAATGGGATAAACCGCGCATCGCTGAGGAATACATGATTCAAGCTTATTATGCTTATGCCCATTGGGGTGCAAAAGCCAAAATTGCCGATTTAGAAACACGCTATCCCCAATTACTTGCGCCGATATTACAATCAACTCGTGCGACGATTACAACTAACGAAACTATCCTGGCTTCAGGAATTTTCACCTCTACCAGTTCCCCTACTTCTAGTAGCAATATCTCTGATACCTTCGATTTAAAAGCGATTCTCACAGCTTATCAAACTCTGGCTGGCGAAATTGAACTAGGAAAATTGCTGTCAACATTGCTGGCGATTGTTGTGAAAAATTCTGGGGCTGATAAATGTGTCTTAATGTTATTGCGAGATAAGCGTCTGTTCATCAAAGGCTTGATGACAGAAGGAAAACCACCAGTTGTCTTGCAGAGGATTCCAGTTGAAGACAGTCAAGAAATTCCCCACAAGTTAATTTACAAAGTCAAGCACAACCGCCAAACTGTTGTCCTACGGGATGCAGTCGCAGATTATACCTTAGCCAACGACCCATATATTGTTCGACAACAGCCCAAGAGTATCTTGTGTAGTCCAATTTTGCATCAAGGTAAATTGCTGGGGATTTTATATCTAGAAAATAATTTAGCAACAGGAGCCTTCACTAGCGATCGCGTCGAACTGTTGAATTTACTCTGTACGCAAGCGGCGATTTCGCTAGAAAATGCCCGACTTTATGAGCGAGAACAAGAAAAATCCCATTCCTTACAAATTTCCCTGGCACAATTACAACAAACTGAAGCGTCTCTGGCTCAAGAACGAGAATTTTTAAATATCATCATTGATAATATTACAGATGGAATTGTTGTTTGTGATGCTAACGGCACATTGACCTTATTTAACAAAGCAACTTATGAATTTCATGGCTTACCAATAGCATCATTACCCCCTGAACAATGGGCAGAACATTTTGACCTTTATCAGCCTGATGGGCAAACACCATTATCAACCCATGAAATTCCTTTACTTCGTGCGTTGCAAGGGGAAAAAATCGAAAACGTCGAGATGGTAATTGCTCCCAAAAATGGTATACCGAGAATTTTGTTAGCTAGTGGTCAAGCAATCTTTGATGCTTGGGGTAATAAAATTGGTGCGGTAGTTGTTATGCGAGATATTAATGAGCGTAAACAAGCTGAACTGGCTTTACAACAAAAATCATTAGATTTACAAAAAGCTCTCCAAGACTTACAAACAGCACAATTGCAAATCATCCAAAGTGAAAAAATGTCGGCGTTGGGTAATTTAGTTGCTGGCGTGGCGCATGAAATGAATAATCCTTTAGGCTTTATTTCTGCAACTCTCAAACAAACTAAACCAAATTTGGGAGATATCATAGAACATTTAAAACTCTATCAAGTAAATCTAGAAAATCCTAGTACTGAAATTCAAGACCATGCCGAAGAAATTGACTTGGATTATCTGTTAGAAGATTTACCAAAAACTCTAGATGCCATGATGATTGCTTGCGACAGATTAAAAAATATTAGCACCAGTCTGCGGACTTTCTCGCGTGCTGATAAAGATTACAAAGTCCAATTCAATCTTCATCATGGCATTGATAGCACCATCTTAATTCTCAAACATCGCCTCAAAGCAAATGAACAACGTCCAGCGATCGAAGTTATCACTGATTACGGCGATTTGCCCCAGATAGAATGTTTTCCTGGACAGTTAAATCAGGTATTTATGAATATTCTCGCTAATGCAATTGATGCTTTAGAAGAAGTAAATACAGGTAGAAGCTTTACAGAAATCAAAGCTGATACCAACCAAATCAAAATTACAACATTGCTTGTAGAGAAATCTGTCAAAATCTCAATTGCTGATAACGGTAAAGGTATGAGCGAAGAAATTAAACAAAAAATATTCGACCATTTATTTACTACGAAAGGAGTTGGTAAAGGTACCGGATTAGGATTAGCCATTGCCCAGCAAATCGTTGAAGAAGTCCACGGTGGTAAGTTAAGTTGTCACTCTGTTTTAGGACAAGGTACAGAATTTGTGATTGAAATTCCAGCGTGA